The genomic window CTCAGGGCAGCGAACTCCAGGATGATGGTCCCGGCGCAGGCAGTGCAGGTGTCCGTCTCCGTGCCTGTCCGTGTCTCAGGACCCCGCACGCCGTGGCGCAGGTTCACCTGCAGGGGAGCAGAGACTGCATCACAGGCTGTAGTGTGGTGTGATGTCACTTCAGGGCAGGGGGGACTATTGttgggaggggagggagggagggcagTATGGGGCgtgtgtgctctgtgtcagGGGTAGTTACCCGGGGGTAGGGCAGCCCGCTGGACGTGTTGAAGGCGGGCAGCAGCCGCAGACCCAGATCCCTGGCCATGCCCAGCAGCTCGTCCCCGTACCAGCCCATGTGCTGCCCCCCCTCCTTCAGCATCACTGCCATCGCGTGGCCCCCCAGCAGAcccctgaaagagagagagtcagtACCGGACAGACAGCTGAGGCTCAGTAACGCAGCCTCGACTCCCACTCAGACGCCCCCGCTCACCCCAGGACTCGGATGTTGGTTTCGAACACGGACACCACGATGTCGTTGTCCAGACGCACGTCCCTCAGCACCTTCTGCACGGCCTCCTCGAACTCCAGCGGCTTGTTCAGCAACTGgggacagacagaaagagagagagagagagagagagaggttcatacaacacacagagagagaaagagggggttcttacagcgcacacacacacacagaaaggagttagcagcccccccaccccaccacacTCACCGCCAGAGTGTCCAGAGTGTCGATGAGCGTCAGAGAGAACCTGCAACACAGGGAGGCAGGGAGAGCGTCACTGCTGCActgtgtccgtctgtctgtcagtcagtcagtctgtctgtaTCACCAGGCAGGCAGCCAGTGGGCGCCAGTATCGGTCCACCCATCCCGTTCAATTCCACAACAAGCTCGATTGGCAATTGTTTACACAGGTGTCGCCTCGTGTGTCAGTGACTCACTTCCCCAGTGCGTCGTCCACGTCCCCCCGGCTGGGCTCCAGCCCCCGCACCCGCCCTCGACATGTCAGGGGCATCAGCTCATCGGCGGGGTACGCATGCTCctgagggaggagggagacagACGATATGCGAGTAGGAGAGCGTGCgactgtgcgtgtgcgtgtgcgtgtcccAGGTCAGAGACTCACCATGTAGCTCTGGAAGGCGTGGTCAAACATCTCCACCACCTGATTCCTGAGGACAGAGAGACCGAGGGTGAGAGTCTGTCTTTCTGGGTCTTCGTTCTTCTCTTCCTACATCCCACCCTATCCATCCCTCCCTTTGACACTACATCCTCCATTGCTCTCCCTCCTCACCTCAGCTGGTGTCTCTCCTCTCTCGTCATGGCAGCCCCCGGCCGGCAGCGGGCCcccaggagcagcagcagcagcagggcggCGCTGCCAGGGCAGGGGCCCCTCACAGTCACCATGGCCAGagccccgtctgtctgtctgtccctccctcaCCCTGTCTCGGTCAGTTAAGagtgcatcacacacacactaacactaacacactatatactgtttACTAATATGACGTGCCTTCACTTACAGTAACGTGATGCGGTGTTGGCAGCAGACCGGgtctctacacacacactactcaaCTTCTCAGAAGTAGTAATCATTTACAATAAACTGCTACTTTTCCTTTGAACtgtacatacaaaataataaacaaaaggcCCTACATGTAtgtaaacacaaatataaacttGGATTTAGCTCGTCTGTCaggctttgctttgctttgcgtGCCCTTTGctcgggggtctgggggtctgCAGTCACACACGCCCCCCCCCGGCGCCACGCCCTCCTGCCTCCTGCCACGGGCGGCGCGCACCGTGCGTGATGACGACAGAGGATCAATCACCCCGACCCTCGCTGACACCCAGCCCGGCCGATCCCTATTAATCCGCTGTCAGCCGCCCCCCCCCCGAGACAGACTGAGTCTCTGCCAGCCGGTCTTTCCCTAGAGCCCCCAGTCCCTGCAGAGGTGAGGGACTAACGGTTCAACCTGCTCGCAGAAGTGGCACTTTTAATTGcaattaagcaaataaacacagacacGCCAACAGACTCAGACAaagagtctctctctcactccatgtctgtctgtctgcgggATAAAGCAGCTCTTCTCCGGATCCACACGCCTGGTCCAGGGGCTGCTGCCGGGCTGGGCTGCTGCCCCTCGGCTGGGCTGTCACAGGGCAGCGCGGCGGATCTGCTCGCAGCAGCTGTTACACCGTCAGCCCGCACACGCACGGCGGCCGCCGCTGTCGCCTCCCCGGCTCGCACACTCCCTGCCTCCGCGGCGCTGTGCCGGCCTCGGCCCTGGGTGCTGTCCGCTCCCTGCGCGCTTCACTGCGAGGTCCCCGGCTGCCCCTcggctctctctctcaggccgcCTGCCATCTTCCCTGCGATGATGCTGGACTCCGGACACTCAGCATCCGCATCCGGGTTCGGCTCCTCCGCCGCCGCTCATTGGCTCCCGCCCACCGCGCTGCTCCCGGGACGCCATTGGGCGGCGCTGCTGTCAGTCACCGGTGCCGGATGAGAGGAGCCCGGAGAGTCAACAGGAGACACATGTTTGCTTTAttacacaaatatttatttcgtTTTCTGTTGGTGACGTTGTCTGCTGTGACACAGTTTCAACACGGAGCTTTTAGAAAAGTTACATGACaaagtttttaattttagaggagtctaaaaatattttaaaatatttcagtttttattattttaaaaaatcaatATAAAGTCGTGCATGACGAAGTCACACTGGAGAGTAAAATATCCTGTGTCCTGAGCAGACACTCGGCCCAACCCAGACCTGAGAAAAGAAGAAATTGTGGGAAAGTGATcaaatgtgttgtgtatatTTAGTGCATAGATAAGGTAAAGTGATGGAATACAGTATGAATTATgtctgatttaaatatatatatataatatcatgatcatcatcagcctatatcgatccactgctggaagTTCCTCAAGTAtccttgcttcgatctacagcttgtAAAGTgtgtgatttcatcttcccgTCTGTGTTATGTGGTCATCTGTGTTTTTTATCAtgtcttgggatccattcaattcCTTTGTCTGTCTTTGATCTGTTGTCCTTGCACATGTgccatttcacattttcactctttcagtatTTCATATTCTTGTTATTCTCCAAtcatttccttttctgtctcttcttgcaGTGTTCGAATTGAGGGGGTCTGGGGGGAGACACATTTGAACTTGGGGGTCCCATGCTAGTTCATTGaataaaattagatttttttgttgttgaaatgAATGCCCTGACAGAGGCGACTTTTTCCTCTTCTCGTAATGTTAATCAATGTTCCAGATTAAAGTTTGTTTCCTCAGTGAAGTTCTTAAAAACTCTTAAGAAAACGTTCAGTTCGTCACTGATTGAGGATTGTTGTTACACTTGAGTTACTATAACTATCCAGTTGTTCACCTTTGTGCTGAGCAGCAGGTCGTTTGTAATGCAGCTGGTATTGTTTAGTGAAGGTGATGAGGTGATGTTGCCGCTGTCTCTGAGAGAGTGTGTACACCACTGCCTGgaggtgtatgttttcatgcaaaacagaagatgttttgtttaatgatgtTCAACAGAGTTTTTGCaataagtgaccaggtttcacagtcaTAAGTGAGCAGCCACATCCCGATTCCCAAGTCCAAAGTCTTGCACACCTGAAGTTGTTTATTCAAGGAAACAGAAGAGCAAACACACAGACCGAAACTTGTTATGGATCCAGCCAGCTAAGACACTCACAATTATACACCctgacaccctcacacacactcacacacacacagttatggCTCTAGGCGAGACAGAGGGTGGAAACTACACTACCCAGAAGGCTCTTCGCCCATGTCATGTGTGTTTTGCTGCACATGACTGAGATTGTGTCAGCAAGAAAGTGCATGAGCTTAAAAGACCCCACAGAGCACGAAACAGACGCGACAGATCCGCGGCTGCAGAGAAGCGCCTCACTCTCAAAGGTACAGTAGACCCCGTTACACACTCAGACAATACTACAGTAATAACATGAGTAACAATGAATCAATCACAGCGGGTTTGTTTAATGTGTGTTTAATCATGGGGGCGATGCAGTGGGAACACTTACCCGTTACTTACTGACTGCTACTAATGAGCTGTAGTCATGCCCATTATACAGCAATAATAACGAATCATTATTGTTTGTAATGTAACACTAAGGAGCTACCCTTGTGTTTTTGCTGACAGTTGCAAACTCGTGTTCTATCACAGCAAGTTCTTCAATATGTCTATTGCGAGTCTCCCTCATAGAtgattcaattaaacaattcagTATCACACGTCACAGTCCCACCGCAGAGCAAACGGCACAGATATCACTGTGAGCGTCTGGGCGGGCGTCCACAGTCCAAAGAGCAGCCCCGGCCGGCTCGTCCTGAAACGGGAAGCAGAGTGCACAAGGTCGGCCGCCACAATTCCGCTTCTGTTTTCCACATTTGTCTTTTTGGCTGATGTGCACAATACGGGTGAGACGGGATACtgacagagaggaagagaagacAGGCAGGAGTGTATAATTACTAGTTACTGCTCCCCCTGTATCCGAGCGCTGGACCTGTGTGTGTCAGCGCTTTGCCAACACTGTGAGACCCAGTTATGCCAGGGAAGGTTTTGGTTATTTAAGCCCACTTCATCCTACATGCTTTTGTAGGGATAGGTTACTGTGTGTCTCCTAAACATCCCTGCAGTGTCTGTGTTACAAAGTGCTCTAGGTGCTGACCTTACTCCCCCATGAGCACcagaactacacacacacacacacacacacacacagtgagaatAACGAGTtggaactttattattattattattattattattattattattattattattattattattatgagtttTGGCTAAAGCAACaaccacaaaacatgttgtcttCCCAATTACACTGTTACTATATTTGACCAAATGCACAGGTCCCTGTTTTATGTCCATGACATCAGTCTATATATCACTCATGTACCATGGAGAAAAGTGTTGAATGACTTGAGGGTGGGGTGCCAGTGTGTACACTTTGCCCTGCAGTCAGAGGAACTGTGCGTACAtgtgtattattaattaataataaaaatacatgtctGTAAACACCCTGTCGGCTCTCTTCCATCGTCCTGCATGTTCTGTCTTGCACTGAACTGAAACatgtttgaatttgagagagtgtgtgtgctgggagGCAGGTGATACCATTATTTTAGCAGTAGTTTACCACCCCCCACTGCACCAAGTACCCCATACAGTACTACCCCTTATGCTCCTGCTCCATTTTCAGTCAGCCCATGTTGTACAGTTGCAGTTTGTCTCCCCCAAAACGCACACAAGTGCAACTAATAGCTGCTGAAGGACaaaagaagggagagagagagcagaaaaGAGAGCATTTCTAGGACCGTACCTCTTCCACTGCTTCAGCTAGAAAGAGAGGAGCAGAGAAATGGAGAGCACGCAGGGGACAGGGTGTTCCCTTTGTAGAACTGTGGCTTTATGACGTCACTGAATGTGTTTTTAGTGCTTTGACAAAGTAGCAATTTTTGTCTTCCCGTCAGGAGAGCCATCTTTAATTTAAGGACGGGGAAGGAAGGTGTTTTATTTACTGACTGGATTCATTCgtcattgaaaaacaaacaaacaacaacgtCCGACTGCGCGTCTCGCAGCCCCTCGAATCTCCCGCCCCTCTGTGCGCCGTGACGCCCGCGGCTGGGTCTCGGCGACGTCAATCAGTCACGCATGTGCCGCTGACCAATCCGCAGCCCGCAAGCTGACCGATGTGCCCGGGGGGCGGGCCGAGCCGGAGACTGACGGCCGGGAGATGCCGAGCGCCTGCCATCCGGTTCGCCGTTGACTCGCAGAAACAGAAAGCGGTTGGGACGGAGGACACCGCAGACCCGCACGGCCGCCCGGGAGCACGCCCATGGCCGGGAGACCTCTTGTGGGAAACAGAACAAACCCGCCCGCCGCCCGGACCGCTCCGCTCGACCCGCAGGACAGCCGGTCCGTCCGCCGCAGTGAGTCGGGCTGCCGTGTCGGTGTGGGGGCTGCGGTCCCAGCCGCTCacttccctgtgtctctgtgcgtccTCCTCCTGGCGGCGGATCCGTCTCCTGTTTGACACGCTTTATTTCCGTCCTTCTCCCCCTGTCTCTGCACAGAGATGACAGGGCCGGGTGGAGGGATGAGCGAGAAGCggctttattaataataataagattaaTATGGAGATGTGTCTCCGAACGAAAATATCAAAGAAGACTGagatcactgtgtgtgtgtgtgtgtgtgtgtgtttgtgtgtatatacagcgatcagccataacattatgaccacctgcctaatattgtgtaggtcccccttttgccgccaaaacagccctgacccgtcgaggcatggactccactagacctctgaaggtgtgctgtggtatctggcaccaagacgtcagcagcagatcctttaagtcctgtaagttgcgaggtggggcctccatgggtCGGActcgtttgtccagcacatcccacagatgctcgattggattaagatctggggaatttggaggccaagtcaacaccttgaactcgtgattcatcagaccagaccaccttcttccattgctccgtggtccagttctgatgctcacgtgcccattgtaggcgctttcgggagtggacaggggtcagcatgggcaccctgactggtctgtggctacgcagccccatacgcaacaaactgcgacgcactgtgtgttctgacacctttctaccagaaccagcattcactttttcagcaatttgagctacagtagctcgtctgctggatcggaccacacgggccagcctccgctccccacgtgcatcaatgagccttggccgcccatgaccctgtcgccggttcactgcttttccttccttttccttttccttggacacttttgataggtactgaccactgcagaccgggaacaccccacaagagctgcagttttggagatgctctgacccagtcgtctagccatcacagtttggcccttgtcaaagtctctcagatccttacgctgcccatttttcctgcttctaccacatcaactttgaggacaaaatgttcacttgctgcttaatatatcccacccactgacaggtgccatgataaccagattatcagtgtcattcacttcacctgtcagtgctcataatgttatggctgatcggtgtatatttatatataatgtttgtcACAATGCGCTGTGGGGTTAATATAATCTTATATTGATATTATAATGTATCCTCCCTGCAGGTTCCACTGACCCCCCGCACTCCTGACTCAGAGATGGCTGCCCCCCCACAGAGGAAGCTTGCAGGCCTGATGGCTGCCACCTTCACCCCCCTGAGCGCCCAGGGGTAAGACTACACCCCCACAGGCAGCCCTGTCTCACCCTCTCTCACTAACCGACTGTCTGACTGCCTCTAGTCCACTTTCAAATTCATTCAGACTTTATTGGCATGATGAGCATGACACGCACAGGGCAGCAGTATATTTTAGAGCTTAACATGTATTCactattatttatgttattaacATGATATGAATTATTGTATGTAGTGCTCAGGGCGCTCACCCTTCTTCCCGTCTGTCAGGGAGATCAACCTGGCTGTGATTGAGCCATACATCGAATACCTGGTGGAGAAACAGGGCGTTCGGAGCGTGTTCGGTAAGAGCtgcctgtctgtcagtgtgtcgaGGAACTTGTAAACAACAGTATCTGACGTTCTCGTATTCTCTGTATGAGCTGCTCGGCGGAGCACAGCCATCCCTTACTTTTTGTTCGGTTTTATTTGACAAAATTACAGAGCACAGAAGTGGCTGCTCCCTCGCTCTTCCTCCCTCCTTTCCTCTCTTCCGTCCCTTTGCTGTCACTGCCGCTCGTTTTCTTCTGACTTTTTGTTTCGTTGGATGAATGGAGTCTTTTATCAAAACTCTGTTCCTCTGTCTCAGTGAACGGGACGACCGGTGAGAGCTTGTCCCTCAGTgtggaggagaggaagaagCTGGCGGAGGAGTGGTGCCAGCGAGGCAAGGgcaagtgagtgtgtgtgagtgtttctgtgtgtgtgtgagagagtgagcgtGAGCGcccgtctctgtgtgtgtgttgacttGTCTGTGCTGTCCCCAGGCTGGATCAGGTGATTGTCCATGTGGGGTGTCTGAGTCTGAAGGAGTCGCAGGAGCTGGTGAGTAACTCTGACCTCCTGAGCACAGAGCAGCATAGAGCAGTATAGTACATCACAGCACAGTATAGTATAAAGTCTGTTACAATGCATTATGGGAGACCGTAACCCATAGCAGTCCGGTTCGGTCTAGTCCAGTGACCGCGCTGCCCTCCCCCCACAGGCCCAACACGCAGCGGACACGGGGGCTGATGGGATAGCAGTCATCTCCCCCTGCTTCTTCAAGCCTGTGGAGAAAGGTGCgtccgtctgtgtctgtttgcttCTCTGTCAGTCTGTGTTACTCACGcttgctctcgctctctcttgctctcgctctctctcgctctcttgctctcgctctcgctctctcgctcactctcactctctcgctctctctctcagactcaCTGAGGCAGTTCCTCCAGCAGGTGGCGGCGGTGGCCCCTCAGCTGCCCTTCTACTACTACCACATCCCCGGGCTGACCGGAGTGCACCGTGAGTGATCAGTACTGCCGAGTCACAGGACCGATAGCTGACCGATTACGCCACACATTGATCCACCAAGTATCTCCTTGTACCACTTCATCATAGAGCAAtaaccgtctctctctctctcatccccgCTCCTGCTGCCCATCGCCCTTCACTCCTCCTCCCCCAGTCAAGGCAATGGACATCCTGCAGGACATAGAGGAGTCCATCCCCTCCTTCCAGGGGTTAAAGTTCAGCGGCAGTGACCTCATGGACTTCGGCCAGTGTGTCCACCACAGCCCCCCCCACTGGCCCATGCTGTATGGGATGGATGAGGTGCGCTGCCCCCTCCTCCAACCTGTCACGCACTCCCCGACTCTCTTGCACACTCCCCGACTCTCTGACGCACTCGCTGGCACCTGACAGTGCGTGCTGCCGAGCGCAGTGCAGACTCTAACACAGTTGTGCGTCTCTCCCGTTCCTTAGCAACTGCTGGCGGCGCTGGTGATGGGGGCGCACGGCGCAGTGGGCAGGTCAGTCGCGTGTCGGCCCTCGAACCCGGCACCTGCCGTCTCCTATTCCCCGCTTCACAGGAGTCCCTACACTGAACCCTGTGTCCCATGtccttttctccctctctctctctgcccgtgTGTGACCTGATTGTGCCCTCGAGGAagtgcctctctgtgtccagcTCTGCTGTCTcggtgaccacagcgccgctcctctctgtgtccacctctcctgtctctcggtgaccacactgtcctctctgtgtccacctctcctgtctctcagtgaccacactgtcctctctgtgtccacctctcctgtctctcggtgaccacactgtcctctctgtgtccacctctcctgtctctcagtgaccacagcgctgctcctctctgtgtccacctctactgtctctcagtgaccacactgtcctctctgtgtccacctctctctcctgtctctcagtgaccgcaGCACCGCTCCTCTCTGGATGGGGATGAGCAGTGGGTAGCGGCCCAGTTCGGCCCTGCATGCAAGATTGGGGGTGTTTCTCTGCACCTGTAGGATGTTCTTGCAGAACTCTGCAGTCAGGGTCTCTGTTGGGTGTTTGTCCCATGTTGTGTAGTCCTGCTCACTGAGTGGAGCCCATATCTCACTGCCGTACAGCGCAATGGGCTGAATGACACTGTCCAAGTTCTGGGTCCAGATTCTAATAGGGATGTTTATTTTATGCAGTCTTCTTTTGATGGCATAGAAAGCTCTTTGGGCTTCTCTCtcagtgccttcactgccagctCCAGGtcatctgcgtagagcaggaatttGATCTCCTCATCTTATAGGGTGAGGCCAGGGACtgcagactgctccaacactgccAACTCATCGATCTAGATGTtgacagtgttggactcagactgcagccctgtctcacccCGCGCcactgagtgaagaactctgtcctTTTGCAGCCAATCCTTATTCtgcacatgttttctgtgtgcactgattttattattcataaacttgaccccctacaccactttgaAGTCGTCTATAATATAGTCCTTCATGCCAAAggaaacaaacacttttttgaAGTCAATGAAACGGGCAAATATTTGtcctttgcttttttgttttacatgtgtgtctatgagggtgtgtacGGTGTAATATGATCAGTAGTGTGGTGTTTTGGGAGGAAGctaatctgactcttactcggGACACTGTGctcatgtctctctctctctccgtttgtctctctgtgtgaccTGACTgtgccccctccctctctctctctctctctctctctctctctctccctctctctctctctgtctccctgcagCACCTATAACTATATGGGCTGTGTAGTGAACAGGTTGCTGGCGGCCTTCGAGAGGGGAGACTACATGCAGGCCAGAAACATCCAGGTACCCTCACCACCCCgcccccatctctctccctctccctctctctttcctgtCTTTTTGTTGTCCTCCTTCTCGGGAGTTGTTGCAGGTGTTGTAGTAATCCAGTATCCAGGTCTCCCACAATTCAGCTCATTGTTTTATTGAAGAAGCTCAAAAGTCAGGAGATAATCTTAGTACCTGttgctccttctctctctctctctctctctctctctctctctgacgtATTCTTTCGTTCTTCAGTTTCAGACTCAGGAGGTCATCTCCTACGCGGTGAAGCAGGGTGAGTGACAcagtgagtgtgcagtgtgaggGACTGCAGCAAGTGCGTAGTGCCTGCCCCTCTTGATGCGGCGAGTGTGTTGTCTCCACAGGCTTCGACATGGCGGTGAACAAGCAGCTGATGTGCGAGGTGTCCAGGCTGCCTCTGGGCCCCCCCCGCCTGCCCCTGCAGCAGTGCCCCCCCGAGCGCGCTCAGAGCATCGCCCGCAGGCTGCATGAGGTCCTGGGAGGGGACTGAGGGGTGGCGGGGTGGGACCTATTACCCCCATCCCAGCAAAGAGCTCCTGTGACTGCCCtagtacactgacacacacacacactggctcGCTCACACtgactcttacacacacacacacacacctcacctCACCTCACCTCACTGTAGAGCacacgtgtgtctgtgtgtacctAAGCGATCTTGCACACAGAAACCGTGTGTGTTAGGAGTAGTTTACACcttatattctttttttttttttactcaatTTCCTAGTGATCGTCGTATCGATTCTGACGCCGCGGCCCTGTAACACTCGGCATGATGCTGGAATAAACATGTTCATGACTATGATGCTCCGAGTGCATGTCTGTCCCGGGCCTGGTCCACGACACGTGTCTGTgttcgtctctctctctctctctccttgtccATCGTGACGCTGCACAGTGTGTCACAACACAATGACTGAACCGGTCACAGCTGGACGAAGGTTTACACAAGTCTtaatgtaatattgaatatgtaGATCTCtatatacataatacataatattttttaataattgtaatagAATCTTCAATGCGTATATGAAGTTGAGCTTCAGGGAGATGTTTTGTAAGcaccttttaatattttataaccaTTTGAGAACTGAACATATCCCTCCTTCCTTCCTAAACGATGTTGTTGTTGGTGCTGTCGGCCAAGCTGCTGCTTGCACTGCCGATCGCCTCCCCGTTTCTACAACGCGCCAGACCTGAGGCCTGTATAGGGAgagatgcatttaaataaacactttgcttttgattctgaacatgtctgtgtctgttgtgtaatgtgtggatgtgtgtgtgtgctaactGACTCGTCTGCAGTTGTTATTGTGATGATGATGAGTAGGATACATTTCTGTGCAGACGCTCTTAGCCAAGGCGATCTTACAGGATACAAGAGCGAAACTggagtgcaataatacagtgcatgaTTACAGCTCAGGCATCATACAATTACACAGACTTGCAGGTCCAAAGACAACCGTTACCAAATGGGAAGAGCCACTCgtctgaaaacatgtaccaaagctgcccaataggggccctgctgggagGGGAGTGCCTGTGCAGCGTCTCCTCCTCACCGCAGCAGCCTCACATTTCTTCTGTCTCTGCCGTGAGTCACACAAATCTTTTGATTGACTCTGAGCTCTCTTTCCTCTCTGAGGGGGTGGGTTTTGTGCAGTAGTTTCCTTGCACATAGAGCTGGCTTTGGCTCCTCTGCAGAGATCTACTGTGTGAATGACCTCGTTGTACCATCTCTTCAGTGATTCTCGAGTGTGTGCTGGAGCTCAGCGGCTGCTGTCTCCACAAATTCTTGGATCCACAGGAGAGTGTCTCGCAGAGACTCGATCCGTGCATCGAAAGCTCCATTCTCAACTTCGATGCATAGATATCAAGGTCAAATCCATGACGTCGACACATCGATACCGATCTCGCCCCGGAGGTGGATGCAGATTCGGGATCTGTTGTGAGGAGCTGGGAGGAGAAATTAAGGATTTAAGCTCCTTTTTGGATAACTTTTTATAGGGGCCATCTACATTAACATCTTCTCATCTTAGAGGTGAAGGGGATGCAGAACCCCTCCAGGACGTCCGCAGGTGACTGCGGAGGCAGAGGGTCAGCACACTCATCTGCCAGTTCCACCAGAGTGTCTCCACAGATGAAGCAAGGATGTCCGTCCGGCGCATGTTCTATCTCGGGGGGTATCCCAGCTAAAGAGCAATTGGATTCGCTCCCCTCTATGCAGTCTCTCCCCGAGATAGGCGAAGCACAAGCTCACACGGAGCAGAGGTCTCTCAAACCCACGCAATTGGTGGTGTTCTTGGGATTGCGGTTCGACTCCGTAGCGATACTTGAGCCACTGAAGTCTTGCCTCATGCAATGCAGAAAAGGCTCGACTCTCCGGCTACATTACTTTCAAAAACTGTTGGGACTGTTGGCAGCCGCCTTGAAAATCCTTCCCCTTGGACTCGTGACAATGTCTCCGCTAAATCGGTGGGAAAACGCCTACGGGCTGCACCCAGCAAGACACAGACACTGCCGACTGACCGTGACCCCAGCGTGCAGTAAGGCACTGGATTGGTGGCAGAATAACAGCAGTTTACGCCTCGGATC from Amia ocellicauda isolate fAmiCal2 chromosome 19, fAmiCal2.hap1, whole genome shotgun sequence includes these protein-coding regions:
- the npl gene encoding N-acetylneuraminate lyase isoform X2; protein product: MSLKDPTEHETDATDPRLQRSASLSKVPLTPRTPDSEMAAPPQRKLAGLMAATFTPLSAQGEINLAVIEPYIEYLVEKQGVRSVFVNGTTGESLSLSVEERKKLAEEWCQRGKGKLDQVIVHVGCLSLKESQELAQHAADTGADGIAVISPCFFKPVEKDSLRQFLQQVAAVAPQLPFYYYHIPGLTGVHLKAMDILQDIEESIPSFQGLKFSGSDLMDFGQCVHHSPPHWPMLYGMDEQLLAALVMGAHGAVGSTYNYMGCVVNRLLAAFERGDYMQARNIQFQTQEVISYAVKQGFDMAVNKQLMCEVSRLPLGPPRLPLQQCPPERAQSIARRLHEVLGGD
- the npl gene encoding N-acetylneuraminate lyase isoform X1; the protein is MCPGGGPSRRLTAGRCRAPAIRFAVDSQKQKAVGTEDTADPHGRPGARPWPGDLLWETEQTRPPPGPLRSTRRTAGPSAAVPLTPRTPDSEMAAPPQRKLAGLMAATFTPLSAQGEINLAVIEPYIEYLVEKQGVRSVFVNGTTGESLSLSVEERKKLAEEWCQRGKGKLDQVIVHVGCLSLKESQELAQHAADTGADGIAVISPCFFKPVEKDSLRQFLQQVAAVAPQLPFYYYHIPGLTGVHLKAMDILQDIEESIPSFQGLKFSGSDLMDFGQCVHHSPPHWPMLYGMDEQLLAALVMGAHGAVGSTYNYMGCVVNRLLAAFERGDYMQARNIQFQTQEVISYAVKQGFDMAVNKQLMCEVSRLPLGPPRLPLQQCPPERAQSIARRLHEVLGGD